From Coffea arabica cultivar ET-39 chromosome 2e, Coffea Arabica ET-39 HiFi, whole genome shotgun sequence, the proteins below share one genomic window:
- the LOC140037004 gene encoding cytochrome P450 87A3-like has product MLFACAIIALIIVLFSHWVYRWRNPKCNGVLPPGSMGLPIIGETIEYFTPYASDDIPPFVQKRAARYGPIFRTSIVGQPIVVSTDADVNYRVFQQEGNAFQIWYTESLFQIIGKQSVVAHHGGFHKYLKSLTFKFVSPEALREKLIYEMDESTQESLRSWSKLGKLDGKDGTAELVFKYAAKKMLGYEESKDQQKLRDSYKAFMDGLISFPLNIPGTPFHACLQGRKKAMKVIHDIFEKKRSGINGATNDYDFADHLLEEIKKEDTFLNEEIARDLVFLFLFAAHETTSTALTVALRYLDGHPRAMAELKREHENILKIRETEGSAVSWKEYKSMTFTHMVINETVRLANIAPGILRKVVKEVEVKGYTIPAGWTIMVCPPSVHLDPNLYENPLEFNPWRWEGKELHAGSKSFMAFAGGTRLCVGADYAKVQMSIFLHYLVTKYTWRVTNGAERIRTPTGIRFPKGLNIEISENK; this is encoded by the exons ATGTTGTTTGCTTGTGCTATTATTGCTCTCATTATTGTGCTTTTCAGCCACTGGGTATATCGGTGGAGAAACCCCAAGTGTAACGGGGTATTACCACCAGGTTCGATGGGATTACCAATTATAGGAGAAACAATTGAGTACTTCACCCCTTATGCATCCGATGATATTCCACCTTTCGTACAAAAAAGAGCGGCTAG GTACGGGCCAATTTTTCGCACGAGTATAGTTGGGCAGCCAATCGTTGTATCAACTGATGCTGACGTCAACTACCGCGTCTTCCAGCAAGAAGGTAATGCTTTCCAAATTTGGTATACTGAGAGTCTCTTCCAGATAATTGGGAAACAAAGTGTCGTTGCCCATCATGGAGGCTTCCACAAGTACCTCAAGAGCTTAACGTTCAAGTTTGTTAGCCCCGAAGCCTTAAGAGAGAAGCTAATATATGAAATGGATGAGAGCACTCAAGAATCTCTAAGATCTTGGAGTAAACTTGGAAAATTAGATGGTAAAGATGGAACTGCAGAG CTGGTATTTAAATATGCTGCCAAGAAGATGCTTGGCTATGAAGAAAGCAAGGATCAGCAAAAATTGAGAGACAGTTATAAGGCATTCATGGATGGCTTGATCTCATTTCCTCTCAACATCCCTGGAACACCATTCCATGCTTGCTTACAA GGACGTAAGAAAGCAATGAAGGTCATCCACGACATCTTTGAGAAGAAGCGCTCAGGCATTAATGGCGCTACGAATGACTATGACTTTGCGGACCATTTACTCGaggaaataaagaaagaagacacttttttgaatgaagaaattgcGAGGGACCTGGTATTTTTGTTTCTATTTGCTGCCCATGAAACGACTTCAACAGCTTTGACTGTGGCCTTGAGGTATCTAGATGGCCATCCACGTGCTATGGCTGAACTAAAG AGAGAGCATGAAAATATTCTTAAAATCCGAGAAACAGAAGGTTCTGCTGTTTCATGGAAAGAGTACAAGTCTATGACTTTCACGCACATG GTTATAAATGAAACAGTTAGGCTTGCAAATATTGCCCCTGGGATTTTGCGCAAAGTTGTCAAGGAAGTTGAAGTAAAAG GTTATACAATTCCTGCTGGCTGGACGATAATGGTTTGTCCACCATCTGTTCATTTGGATCCTAATCTATATGAAAACCCCCTTGAATTTAATCCATGGCGATGGGAG GGCAAAGAATTACATGCGGGATCAAAAAGTTTCATGGCATTTGCTGGTGGTACGAGGCTTTGTGTTGGTGCTGACTATGCAAAGGTGCAGATGTCAATTTTTCTGCATTACTTGGTCACAAAATACAC CTGGAGAGTTACCAACGGAGCAGAGAGAATCCGGACACCTACTGGTATT